The genomic segment TGGTTTAACTGAGAACTGAATTCATCAATCAGTTTACCAAATACTCTCACCTGCTTCCCATTCCTTTCATTTTGGGGTTTAATTTTTCCTCCCTGTGTTTCAGAAAGTGGAGCTCCAGTCTCTGTGGCAGAACCAGCCTGTGGTTGTGTTCTTTCTGCGCAGGTTCGGCTGCCAGGTGTGCCGATGGATGGCGTCGGAGATCAGCAAGCTGGAGCCTGACCTCAGGGCCAACGGGGTCTCCCTGGCGGGAGTCGGACCAGAGGAGCTTGGGCTCCAGGAGTTCAAGGAAGGAGGGTTTTTTAAAGGCTGTAAGCACCACGTATTCACATCATGCAAATATGGCCccaaatgatcaaattaaatcTGCATGCGAGACCAAATGTGGCCCCATTTAAGCTGAGGTTAGAGTTACTCACATCATTTCCAGGCTGAAGCCATCATTGTAACCTTACTGCACTCTTTTGTAACACAGAAATCCCCATGGGCGCGTCACGGGGGCATACAGGCATTTTTATTGGCTCCATTGTTTTCTACAGCCAGTCCTGTTGTATAAATAGTATAAAACATGATCTGTCACCTTCTATTTCAGCCATTTATGTGGATGAAGAAAAGAAGTGTTACAAGGATTTGGGATTCAAACGGTGAGCACATAAAGTCCATGTTTAGATAAATGAAAATACTGTTTCTATTTCTAAACCTGTGACACTAACTGCAGTATAATCTGGTTGAACTTCTTAGTCTCTTTATCTTAAACTATATAGTTCTATAGCAAATGATTTAATCACATTACAACttcaaacttcaacatattctgtttaggttttatgtgtacattttcaaaacaacctGACATAGCAGCTAACACATAATGATAATtgatttttggggtttttttcacaagtaaaacattctggaagattttatttgtatttgtttttatctgtatcaAGTTAACACTTTATTAAACCACTCGAAGCTGCGATTAAAGTGCAGGCGTTCTGAACTACAATTAGATTCTGCAATTTGCTGATCAACTCTAGTAAAGAGTTTGTACCTGTTTACTCTTCCAGGTACACAGCTTTAAGCGTGCTTCCTGCTGCTTTAGGGAAGAAAGTGAGAGATATATCTTCAAAGGTAGGtctattcatatttattttactgctacagaaaaaaaggaaaataaaaatttagttATCCGCTATTCTTTGGAGCTCATGTTATTCATATTAGTCATTAGATATAAGATAGTATGCAGTTATATTGACTTTTTCTGACCATGTTTTGCTTCCTCCAGGCCAGCGCTGTAGGAATCCAGGGAAACTTTTCAGGAGATCTGCTGCAGAGTGGTGGCTTGATCATTGTGACAAAAGGTATAATCTTCATGTGTATGTGAAAATAAAGCACAGATTTCACTCAAAAGACCTGATGATCATCTTACAGGTTGACACTGATACAGGAGAAATGTACCTAGTGATTTAAAGTCGGTTTGGTAAAACTTTGGAAATGCACTTTTGCTGTCTGTCCTCTAGAGGGCAGTAGTGTATCATACTTTTTAACCAGTATAACCACTATTCTCTACCCATTAGTGCTCAGTAGGAAGTCTGCcttcatttcttgtttctaaATCATTGTTACATCTTGTTCAGTTTTGAAGGAACTCATTTATGATTCCACACAAAGtgctgatgtttgtttgttaaaatcgcaggtacaaataaataacatcacCTACTTATAAAACTGGTGAACAAAAGCCCTTATAAACAAGAGAAACATataattttgctgtttattcAGATCATTTTCATGGTCAGGATAAACACTAGGGGCCAAAACTAGGTGACTGCTGCACCGCTCCTCTCGGTTAATTTACTGATAAATTTTACGGAGCTGCAGGGCGGCTTGCCCTGACGGAAAGGAGTTTAAATCGCAGGTCATTCTGTCCTGTGCAGCTGcacaattttgtctttgttccACCAAAGCTCCTTTATGGAAACAGTCCAGCTCCTCACCAAATGATGGATCCTACTAGTATATGGTGATATGTTATtacagaacataaaaacatacagaaataaaGCAGTAGATGTgtcataaaatataacaaatgcaTTAAGCATGGACCATTTTACATTTGTTGAGAGACAGAACAGCACTAGAGTTACTAAAAGCATCACAAATCATGACTGCAAAATATCATTTTGCAGGAAAACCTTTGGACTTGCCTTCTATTACAGGTTTGGCACCATTACCATCTCATTTTAAGACCataattgaaattaaaatgttaatttcaagGCTTAAGGACTAGCTAATGATGAACcagaacaatatttttttttaaatgttgtaattgtagttttaaatacattgggtttttaaaaaataattttattgtgttgatgttaacttttcatttaaatcaacaattaaaTATCCTTTTATAACTGTCCCATAGCAGTGGCTATAAAAACTGTGGTGCAGGCATTAGATGGTCTTGATCTATGGGTCTAGTATCTTTTCCTATCaaacaagcaataaaatgaATAGACATGAAtaaattctaaaatattaatttgttggGTCATTCATttcttagaaaagaaaaatcgaagtttctttttctgctaGCTTTATGCATCTTGGATGGtgatgtctttgtgtttgttgctgtGACTACAGTATGTGCTCATATTATTTCTCCCAAATACTCAACATGAAGTCTGTgcttcttaatattttaataacctAAAAACTGCACAATCTTTTCTAATAAAGCAAGGAAGCTATTTAATGGACATtgacttctgttgtttt from the Xiphophorus maculatus strain JP 163 A chromosome 20, X_maculatus-5.0-male, whole genome shotgun sequence genome contains:
- the fam213b gene encoding prostamide/prostaglandin F synthase, with product MAKIDLAKVGKNLLKSTDSGEKVELQSLWQNQPVVVFFLRRFGCQVCRWMASEISKLEPDLRANGVSLAGVGPEELGLQEFKEGGFFKGSIYVDEEKKCYKDLGFKRYTALSVLPAALGKKVRDISSKASAVGIQGNFSGDLLQSGGLIIVTKGGEKVLLHFIQDSPGDFVPLDDISTALGISATVKAGQKPVCNDDVCTR